In Leisingera sp. NJS204, the following are encoded in one genomic region:
- a CDS encoding DUF2059 domain-containing protein: protein MKMPLKTPAVLLRFLTLLCLAAVGVPQTGLAADRERVEAFLEVTGFDVALDSIALSASSAPEMLGVDAGAFGSQWTELSGDVFDTAEMRGLALEILESTLDDEALDHAAAFYASELGQRLVRAENASHKVEDDAVKQLAGNRIISDMVKDGSARVAMYQRMGTAIDAAGAGVKALQQIQFRFLMAAAAAGVIKLELDADGLRALMKAQEGELRLSLQASSLAASAYTYQEFSDAEVEAYVMALEEAPMQRVYELLNAVQYEITANRFEELAHRMAELTPGQDI from the coding sequence ATGAAGATGCCGCTCAAAACCCCCGCTGTGCTTTTACGTTTCCTGACTTTGCTGTGTTTGGCTGCCGTGGGAGTGCCGCAGACCGGCCTGGCCGCAGACCGTGAGAGGGTTGAGGCGTTTCTGGAAGTGACCGGCTTTGACGTCGCGCTCGACAGCATTGCCTTGTCCGCCTCCAGCGCACCGGAGATGCTGGGGGTGGATGCTGGCGCCTTTGGCAGCCAATGGACCGAATTGTCGGGGGACGTCTTTGACACCGCTGAAATGCGCGGCCTGGCGCTGGAGATCCTCGAAAGCACGCTGGACGACGAAGCCCTGGATCATGCGGCGGCCTTTTATGCCAGCGAATTGGGGCAGCGCCTGGTGCGGGCGGAAAACGCCTCGCATAAGGTCGAAGATGACGCGGTAAAGCAATTGGCAGGCAACCGCATCATCTCGGACATGGTCAAGGACGGCAGCGCACGTGTCGCCATGTACCAGCGGATGGGAACTGCAATTGATGCCGCAGGGGCAGGCGTAAAGGCGCTGCAGCAGATCCAGTTCCGCTTCCTTATGGCCGCCGCCGCTGCCGGGGTGATCAAACTGGAGCTGGACGCCGACGGCTTGCGGGCCCTGATGAAGGCGCAGGAGGGCGAGCTGCGCCTCAGCCTGCAGGCCTCCAGCCTGGCCGCCTCGGCCTATACTTACCAGGAGTTCAGCGATGCCGAGGTCGAGGCCTATGTTATGGCCCTGGAAGAGGCGCCCATGCAGCGGGTTTATGAGTTGCTTAACGCTGTGCAGTATGAGATCACAGCCAACCGCTTTGAAGAACTGGCGCACCGGATGGCGGAACTGACACCCGGGCAGGATATCTGA
- the rplU gene encoding 50S ribosomal protein L21 yields the protein MFAVLKTGGKQYKVQAGDILRIEKLAADAGDTIQFDEILMLGGDAPVVGAPLVDGAAVKAEVIDQIKGEKLINFVKRRRKHSSKRTKGHRQKLTLVRITEILASGATKAAPKAAAKAAPAAGSDDLTQLTGVGPAAVKKLNEAGLTTFAQIAALSEDDIAGIEAVKVKPEWVEQAKDLAKG from the coding sequence ATGTTTGCGGTCCTCAAGACCGGCGGCAAGCAGTACAAGGTTCAAGCGGGCGATATCCTCCGCATTGAGAAACTTGCTGCAGACGCTGGCGACACCATCCAGTTCGACGAAATTCTGATGCTTGGCGGCGACGCACCTGTTGTGGGCGCTCCGCTGGTAGATGGCGCTGCCGTAAAGGCAGAAGTGATCGACCAGATCAAAGGCGAAAAGCTGATCAACTTCGTCAAGCGCCGCCGGAAGCACTCCTCCAAGCGCACCAAAGGCCACCGTCAGAAGCTGACCCTGGTCCGGATCACCGAGATCCTGGCATCGGGCGCAACCAAAGCTGCTCCGAAAGCCGCTGCCAAAGCTGCACCTGCAGCCGGTTCGGACGACCTGACCCAGCTGACCGGCGTTGGCCCTGCTGCCGTCAAAAAGCTGAACGAAGCAGGCCTGACCACCTTTGCCCAGATCGCAGCCTTGTCCGAAGACGACATTGCTGGTATCGAAGCGGTCAAAGTGAAGCCCGAGTGGGTTGAGCAAGCCAAAGATCTGGCTAAAGGCTAA
- the rpmA gene encoding 50S ribosomal protein L27, protein MAHKKAGGSSRNGRDSAGRRLGVKLFGGQAAIAGNIIVRQRGTKFWPGENVGIGKDHTLFATAEGAVTFRKGLKNRTFVSVLPVAEAAE, encoded by the coding sequence ATGGCACATAAAAAAGCTGGCGGTTCCTCACGTAACGGTCGCGACTCCGCGGGCCGCCGTCTTGGCGTGAAACTTTTCGGTGGCCAGGCGGCCATCGCAGGCAACATCATCGTGCGTCAGCGCGGCACCAAGTTCTGGCCGGGCGAAAACGTAGGCATTGGCAAGGATCACACTTTGTTTGCCACCGCCGAAGGTGCTGTCACCTTCCGCAAAGGCCTGAAAAACCGCACCTTTGTATCGGTTCTCCCAGTGGCGGAGGCCGCTGAGTAA
- a CDS encoding GNAT family N-acetyltransferase encodes MNLEHIVCQQAIETERFILRPLRKSDAGLIEHYVSDARVARMTRSVPHPLPPGAAEAFVARAMAEERDEDVWVIDGTAEGDAELKGVIGLKRMDRNQSEVSYWTAPPFWNTGLASAAVKALVDANPQSNAAMFASVFQDNPASARVLIHCGFEYLGDAESYSVARDASVPTWTYSRKL; translated from the coding sequence ATGAACTTGGAACATATCGTGTGCCAGCAGGCCATCGAAACAGAACGGTTTATTTTGCGGCCGCTGCGAAAATCCGATGCCGGGCTGATCGAACATTACGTCAGCGATGCGCGCGTTGCCCGCATGACCCGCTCGGTCCCGCATCCGCTGCCGCCCGGCGCTGCCGAAGCCTTTGTCGCCCGTGCCATGGCCGAAGAACGGGACGAGGATGTCTGGGTGATCGATGGCACCGCCGAAGGCGACGCAGAGCTGAAAGGCGTGATCGGCCTCAAGCGGATGGACCGCAACCAGTCGGAAGTGTCCTATTGGACTGCGCCGCCGTTTTGGAATACCGGGCTTGCCTCTGCTGCGGTAAAGGCATTGGTGGATGCAAATCCGCAAAGCAACGCGGCGATGTTTGCCTCGGTGTTTCAGGACAACCCGGCCTCGGCCCGGGTGCTGATCCATTGCGGCTTTGAATATCTCGGGGACGCCGAAAGCTATTCGGTGGCGCGCGATGCCTCTGTCCCGACCTGGACTTACAGCCGAAAACTGTGA
- the obgE gene encoding GTPase ObgE, giving the protein MKFLDLTKVYIRSGAGGNGCVSFRREKYIEYGGPDGGDGGKGGSVWAEVTDGLNTLIDFRYQQHFFAKNGQSGMGRQRTGKDGDDIILRVPVGTEILDEDQETVLADLTEVGQRVLLAKGGNGGFGNLHFKSATNQAPRRANPGQECVERTIWLRLKLIADAGLLGLPNAGKSTFLSATSNARPKIADYPFTTLHPNLGVVGIDNTEFVVADIPGLIEGAHEGKGIGDRFLGHVERCAVLLHLVDGTSDTVVEDYQTIIGELEAYGGVLATKTRITALNKVDAIDPEERDEKRAALEQAVGGPVMMMSGVSREGLNEVLRAVRAEIDDDRVRMKPAEEEAPWQP; this is encoded by the coding sequence ATGAAATTCCTCGATCTGACAAAGGTCTATATCCGCTCGGGCGCCGGCGGGAACGGCTGTGTCAGTTTCCGGCGCGAAAAGTATATCGAATACGGCGGGCCGGACGGGGGCGATGGCGGCAAGGGCGGTTCGGTTTGGGCCGAAGTGACGGACGGGCTGAACACCCTGATCGATTTCCGCTATCAGCAGCATTTCTTTGCCAAAAACGGCCAGTCGGGCATGGGCCGACAGCGCACCGGCAAGGATGGCGACGACATTATTTTGCGTGTCCCCGTGGGGACAGAGATTCTGGACGAAGACCAGGAAACCGTTCTGGCGGATCTCACCGAAGTCGGCCAGCGCGTGCTGCTGGCCAAGGGCGGCAATGGCGGCTTTGGCAACCTGCACTTCAAATCGGCTACCAACCAGGCGCCGCGCCGGGCCAATCCGGGCCAGGAATGCGTAGAGCGCACCATCTGGCTGCGCCTCAAGCTGATTGCTGACGCAGGCCTGCTTGGCCTGCCCAACGCGGGCAAATCGACCTTCCTGTCGGCAACCTCCAACGCGCGCCCCAAGATTGCCGATTACCCCTTTACCACATTGCATCCGAACCTCGGCGTGGTCGGCATCGACAATACCGAATTTGTGGTTGCCGACATCCCCGGCCTGATCGAAGGCGCCCATGAAGGCAAGGGGATCGGCGACCGCTTCCTGGGCCATGTGGAACGCTGCGCGGTGCTGCTGCATCTGGTGGACGGCACCTCTGACACCGTGGTTGAGGATTACCAAACCATCATAGGGGAGCTGGAAGCCTATGGCGGTGTTCTTGCCACCAAGACCCGGATCACTGCGCTGAACAAGGTGGATGCGATCGACCCGGAGGAGCGCGACGAAAAACGTGCCGCCTTGGAACAGGCTGTTGGCGGCCCGGTCATGATGATGTCCGGCGTCAGCCGCGAAGGGCTGAACGAGGTGCTCCGCGCGGTACGGGCAGAAATCGACGATGACCGCGTCCGCATGAAACCCGCCGAGGAGGAAGCGCCTTGGCAGCCCTGA
- the proB gene encoding glutamate 5-kinase encodes MAALKSAKRIVVKIGSALLVDRGSGELRAGWLHSLANDVAWLKAGGTDVVLVSSGSIALGRGVLGLPRADLPLEQSQAAAAVGQIRLARAYEEALAPHRITTAQVLVTLEDSENRRRYLNSRATLETLLGMGAVPIVNENDTIATDEIRYGDNDRLAAQVAVTVGADALILLSDVDGFYSANPALDPKAKRYDRIDKITPEIEAMAGDGVSGLSKGGMITKLLAAKMATAAGCAMVITEGSPLNPLKTLEDGASCTWFTGQGDPQAARKRWISAMKTRGVLTIDEGAARALMSGNSLLPAGVRHVGGDFGRGDPLAILSPDGRKLGQGLSRYTADEARAIQGRQSQEIEATLGYPGRAALIHRDDMAL; translated from the coding sequence TTGGCAGCCCTGAAGTCGGCAAAACGGATTGTCGTCAAGATCGGCTCGGCCCTGCTGGTTGACCGCGGCAGCGGCGAGCTGCGCGCAGGCTGGCTGCATTCCTTGGCCAATGACGTAGCCTGGCTGAAGGCCGGCGGCACCGACGTGGTGCTGGTTTCCTCCGGCTCCATCGCTTTGGGCCGGGGTGTTCTGGGCCTGCCGCGCGCGGACCTGCCGTTGGAGCAATCCCAGGCCGCAGCGGCAGTTGGCCAGATCCGTCTGGCCCGCGCCTATGAGGAGGCGCTGGCGCCGCACCGGATTACCACGGCGCAGGTGCTGGTAACGCTGGAAGACAGCGAAAACCGCCGCCGCTATCTGAACTCCCGCGCCACTTTGGAAACGCTTCTGGGGATGGGCGCGGTGCCGATCGTCAACGAGAACGACACCATCGCCACGGATGAAATCCGTTATGGCGACAATGACCGGCTGGCTGCACAGGTGGCGGTGACAGTTGGTGCCGATGCCTTGATCCTGCTGTCCGATGTTGACGGTTTCTACAGCGCCAACCCCGCGCTGGATCCCAAGGCCAAACGTTATGACCGGATTGACAAGATCACACCGGAGATTGAGGCGATGGCCGGCGATGGTGTTTCCGGCCTGTCCAAAGGCGGGATGATCACCAAACTGCTGGCGGCAAAGATGGCCACTGCAGCCGGCTGCGCCATGGTAATCACTGAAGGTTCGCCATTGAACCCTTTGAAAACACTTGAAGATGGCGCATCGTGTACTTGGTTCACCGGGCAAGGCGACCCGCAGGCCGCACGAAAGCGCTGGATCAGCGCGATGAAGACCCGCGGTGTTCTGACCATCGACGAAGGCGCTGCGCGCGCACTGATGTCAGGTAACAGCCTGCTGCCCGCAGGTGTGCGTCATGTGGGGGGTGACTTTGGCCGCGGCGATCCGCTGGCCATCCTTAGCCCAGACGGGCGCAAACTGGGGCAGGGGCTGTCACGCTATACAGCGGACGAAGCCCGCGCCATCCAAGGGCGCCAATCGCAGGAAATCGAGGCCACGCTGGGCTATCCCGGCCGCGCCGCATTGATCCACCGCGATGATATGGCGCTTTGA
- a CDS encoding glutamate-5-semialdehyde dehydrogenase, with product MKDNENIPAVMAELGKRAKQAAQILATASAERKHAALIGAAQAVWSRRAEIIAENVKDLEFGRTKGLSDAMMDRLMLDEPRIQGIVDGLRAVAEQRDPVGEVMEEWEQPTGLKIQRVRTPLGVIGVIYESRPNVTADAGALCLKSGNAVILRGGSESFHSSQAIHACLAEGLKSAGLPEDAVQLVPTRDRAAVQQLLTMTDYVDVIVPRGGKGLVGLVQREARVPVFAHLEGIVHIYLDKAADPQKALDVVLNAKTRRTGICGAAECLLVHQDIAGTLGKAVLEALASAGVEIRAEAGLPGPSGMTAASSEDWGKEYLDSIIAAKQVAGLDEAIQHIRTYHSQHTDCIITEDEAAVQKFFSELDSAILMHNASTQFADGGEFGMGAEIGIATGKMHARGPVGATQLTSFKYLVRGDGTTRA from the coding sequence ATGAAAGACAATGAAAACATTCCCGCTGTGATGGCGGAGCTTGGCAAACGTGCAAAGCAAGCGGCGCAGATCCTGGCCACGGCCAGTGCTGAGCGCAAACATGCCGCCTTGATCGGCGCAGCCCAAGCGGTTTGGAGCCGCCGGGCTGAGATCATCGCCGAGAACGTCAAGGATCTGGAGTTCGGCCGGACCAAAGGCCTGTCCGACGCGATGATGGACCGGCTGATGCTGGACGAGCCCCGTATTCAAGGCATCGTCGACGGCCTGCGCGCGGTGGCAGAACAGCGCGATCCGGTGGGCGAAGTGATGGAAGAGTGGGAACAGCCCACTGGCCTCAAGATCCAGCGCGTCCGCACGCCGCTTGGGGTGATCGGGGTAATCTATGAAAGCCGCCCGAATGTGACGGCGGACGCCGGCGCGCTCTGCCTGAAATCAGGTAACGCGGTCATTCTGCGCGGCGGTTCGGAAAGCTTTCATTCCAGTCAGGCAATCCATGCCTGCTTGGCCGAGGGGCTGAAATCCGCGGGCCTGCCCGAAGATGCTGTGCAGCTGGTGCCAACCCGCGACCGGGCTGCGGTGCAGCAGCTGCTGACCATGACAGACTATGTCGACGTCATTGTGCCCCGTGGCGGCAAGGGCCTGGTGGGTCTGGTCCAGCGCGAGGCACGGGTGCCCGTTTTTGCCCATCTTGAAGGCATCGTGCATATTTACCTCGACAAAGCCGCCGATCCGCAAAAAGCGCTGGATGTGGTGCTGAACGCCAAGACCCGCCGCACCGGGATCTGCGGCGCCGCGGAATGCCTGCTGGTCCATCAGGACATCGCAGGAACGCTGGGTAAAGCAGTGTTGGAAGCCCTGGCATCCGCCGGCGTGGAAATCCGCGCTGAAGCCGGACTTCCCGGACCGAGTGGTATGACTGCTGCCAGTTCCGAGGACTGGGGCAAGGAATACCTGGATTCCATCATTGCTGCCAAGCAAGTAGCGGGCCTTGATGAAGCAATCCAGCACATCCGCACGTATCACTCTCAGCACACCGATTGCATCATCACCGAGGATGAGGCTGCAGTTCAGAAGTTCTTTTCCGAACTCGACAGCGCAATCCTGATGCACAATGCTTCGACCCAGTTTGCCGACGGCGGAGAGTTTGGCATGGGCGCGGAAATCGGGATTGCTACCGGCAAGATGCACGCGCGCGGTCCGGTCGGCGCTACTCAGCTGACAAGCTTTAAATATCTGGTGCGCGGCGACGGCACCACCCGGGCGTAA
- a CDS encoding histidine phosphotransferase family protein: MGVDNANLAALVGSRICHDLISPVGAINNGLELLGMAGSMSGPELELISDSVANANARIRFFRIAFGAAGDQQMGRAELISVLEDISKGGRIKYQWSPLEGCTRSEARLSLLAALCLESALPYGGTVKIFCAGGKWTVMGEGRKLNVDDELWARVSGGNSNAEITPALVQFALLPEAAKEADRTVRLEQSLEKITLQF; this comes from the coding sequence ATGGGTGTAGATAACGCCAATCTGGCTGCTTTGGTAGGGTCCCGGATCTGCCATGATCTGATCAGCCCTGTCGGTGCCATAAACAACGGTCTGGAACTGCTTGGAATGGCTGGCAGCATGTCCGGCCCCGAGCTGGAGCTGATCTCTGACAGCGTCGCAAATGCCAATGCCCGCATCCGTTTCTTCCGCATCGCCTTTGGCGCTGCCGGCGACCAGCAAATGGGCCGGGCCGAATTGATTTCGGTGCTGGAGGACATCAGCAAAGGCGGCCGGATCAAGTACCAATGGTCGCCTCTGGAGGGATGCACCCGCAGCGAGGCGCGCCTGTCCCTGCTGGCGGCTCTGTGCCTGGAATCCGCCCTTCCCTATGGCGGCACAGTTAAGATTTTCTGCGCCGGCGGCAAATGGACGGTAATGGGCGAAGGCCGCAAGCTGAACGTGGATGATGAGCTGTGGGCGCGGGTCAGCGGCGGCAATTCAAATGCCGAGATCACGCCGGCGCTGGTGCAATTTGCGCTGCTCCCCGAGGCCGCAAAGGAAGCAGACCGCACCGTCCGGCTGGAGCAGAGCCTGGAAAAGATCACGCTGCAGTTCTGA
- a CDS encoding DUF3553 domain-containing protein, translating into MNDLNAILAPGMFVRHPDHPEWGVGQVQSNAGGKITVNFPDQGKLVIDGARVSLIPVFDP; encoded by the coding sequence ATGAATGACCTCAACGCTATTTTAGCCCCCGGCATGTTCGTCCGGCACCCGGATCACCCTGAATGGGGTGTCGGGCAGGTGCAATCGAACGCGGGCGGCAAGATCACCGTGAATTTCCCCGACCAAGGCAAGCTTGTGATTGACGGAGCGCGCGTCTCCCTTATTCCCGTCTTTGATCCATAA
- a CDS encoding GNAT family N-acetyltransferase has translation MQDCPPEFSVKIAETDAELRAAQALRYDVFVRELGGGGALVDHDAGLEQDRFDPFFDHMLVIDDTTGTVAGVYRLLRDDQAAEAGQFYSEDEYDLTVLRSSGRKLLELGRSCLHADYRGGMAMFHLWSGLADYVQTHGIEVLFGVASFHGTDTAALANPLAMLHHNHMAPPGLRVRSKSFQSMNLVAADDLNRKRAMVETPSLIKAYLRLGGYVGDGAYVDQSFNTTDVCLILDTAQMNDRQRRIYSGGKGRK, from the coding sequence ATGCAAGACTGTCCTCCGGAATTTTCCGTCAAGATTGCAGAAACAGACGCGGAGCTGCGCGCCGCACAGGCGCTGCGGTACGACGTATTTGTGCGCGAGCTTGGCGGCGGCGGCGCGTTGGTGGACCATGATGCGGGGCTGGAGCAGGACAGGTTCGATCCGTTTTTTGACCACATGCTGGTGATAGATGACACCACGGGCACGGTGGCCGGTGTCTACCGCTTGCTGCGTGATGATCAGGCTGCAGAAGCCGGGCAGTTTTATTCCGAGGATGAATATGACCTGACCGTGCTGAGGTCCTCCGGCCGCAAGCTGCTGGAGCTGGGCCGCTCTTGCCTGCATGCGGATTACCGCGGCGGCATGGCAATGTTCCACCTTTGGTCCGGGCTGGCAGACTATGTGCAGACCCACGGTATCGAGGTTCTTTTCGGGGTCGCAAGCTTTCACGGCACCGATACCGCTGCGCTGGCCAATCCGCTGGCCATGCTGCACCACAATCATATGGCGCCGCCCGGGCTGCGTGTACGGTCAAAGTCGTTTCAATCCATGAACTTGGTGGCCGCAGATGATCTCAACCGCAAACGTGCGATGGTGGAAACCCCCTCGCTGATCAAAGCATATCTGCGGCTGGGCGGATACGTCGGCGACGGCGCCTATGTCGATCAGTCGTTCAACACCACCGATGTGTGCCTGATCCTGGACACCGCGCAAATGAACGACCGCCAACGCCGGATTTATTCCGGAGGCAAGGGCCGGAAATGA
- a CDS encoding lysophospholipid acyltransferase family protein, whose translation MSVSWQSEEAPDPVRISALGWLLVLLRGLPLAVLVFGGLLVLLALRLIERPVFGLQRPVTPFITQFVCRNAFRILGIRFITRGTLMRQKGAVVANHASWLDIFALNARKRIYFVSKAEVAKWPGIGWLARATGTVFIERNPKKAREQADMFEQRLLAGHKLLFFPEGTSTDGLRVLPFKTTLFAAFFSEKLRKDLHIQPVSVRYRAPDGAPVRFYGWWGDMDFGPHLLKILATPRQGQVELIYHQPLKVAAFPDRKALAATAGKLVKDGHLRALNG comes from the coding sequence ATGAGCGTCAGCTGGCAAAGCGAAGAGGCGCCGGATCCGGTCCGGATCAGCGCCTTGGGCTGGTTGCTGGTGCTGCTGCGCGGGCTGCCGCTGGCGGTGCTGGTATTTGGCGGGCTGCTGGTATTGCTGGCCCTGCGGCTGATTGAGCGGCCAGTATTCGGCTTGCAGCGGCCGGTCACGCCGTTCATCACCCAGTTTGTCTGCCGCAATGCCTTTCGCATTCTGGGGATCCGCTTCATAACCCGCGGAACGCTGATGCGTCAAAAAGGGGCCGTGGTGGCCAATCACGCCTCCTGGCTGGACATTTTTGCCCTCAACGCGCGCAAGCGGATCTACTTTGTTTCCAAGGCGGAGGTTGCCAAATGGCCGGGGATCGGCTGGCTGGCGCGGGCCACCGGCACCGTCTTTATCGAACGCAATCCCAAAAAAGCCAGGGAACAGGCCGACATGTTTGAACAGCGCCTGCTGGCCGGCCATAAGCTGCTGTTTTTCCCCGAAGGCACCTCTACCGATGGTTTGCGGGTTTTGCCCTTTAAAACAACGCTCTTTGCTGCGTTTTTTTCTGAAAAACTGCGCAAAGATCTGCATATCCAGCCTGTTTCGGTCCGCTACCGCGCGCCCGATGGCGCCCCGGTGCGGTTCTATGGCTGGTGGGGAGATATGGATTTCGGGCCGCATCTTCTTAAGATCCTGGCAACCCCGCGGCAAGGCCAGGTGGAGCTGATCTACCACCAGCCGTTAAAGGTTGCCGCCTTCCCGGACCGCAAAGCCCTGGCCGCCACTGCCGGGAAATTGGTGAAGGATGGCCACCTGCGCGCTTTGAATGGTTGA
- the rpsB gene encoding 30S ribosomal protein S2, with amino-acid sequence MALPEFTMRQLLEAGVHFGHQTQRWNPRMAPFIYGSRNGIHIMDLTQTVPMLDQALQVVRDTVAKGGRVLFVGTKRQAAGPIAEAAEKSAQYFMNHRWLGGTLTNWKTVSQSINRLKEIDEKMAGGAEGLTKKERLGMERDQEKLEASLGGIRDMGGVPDLLFVIDVKKEALAIAEAKKLGIPVVAIVDTNCSPDGVDFIIPGNDDASRAISLYCDLVARAALDGMSAQLGAAGVDLGALEEAPVEEAVAEEAAAADA; translated from the coding sequence ATGGCTCTTCCTGAGTTCACCATGCGTCAGCTGCTTGAAGCTGGCGTTCACTTCGGCCACCAGACTCAGCGCTGGAACCCGCGCATGGCACCGTTCATCTACGGTTCGCGCAACGGCATCCACATCATGGACCTGACCCAGACTGTTCCGATGCTGGACCAGGCGCTGCAGGTTGTCCGTGACACCGTTGCCAAAGGCGGCCGCGTCCTGTTCGTCGGCACCAAGCGCCAGGCAGCCGGCCCGATCGCCGAAGCGGCTGAAAAGTCGGCTCAGTACTTCATGAACCACCGCTGGCTCGGCGGCACTCTGACCAACTGGAAAACCGTTTCCCAGTCGATCAACCGCCTGAAAGAAATCGACGAGAAAATGGCGGGCGGCGCCGAAGGCCTGACCAAGAAAGAGCGTCTGGGCATGGAACGCGACCAGGAGAAGCTCGAAGCGTCTCTGGGCGGCATCCGTGATATGGGCGGCGTGCCGGACCTGCTGTTCGTCATCGACGTGAAAAAAGAAGCGCTGGCCATCGCCGAAGCCAAGAAACTGGGTATTCCGGTTGTGGCTATTGTCGACACCAACTGCTCCCCCGATGGCGTGGACTTCATCATTCCGGGCAACGACGACGCATCGCGCGCCATCTCGCTGTACTGCGACCTGGTTGCACGCGCAGCACTCGACGGCATGTCCGCTCAGCTGGGTGCCGCAGGCGTTGACCTGGGCGCGCTCGAAGAAGCGCCGGTCGAAGAAGCCGTGGCTGAAGAAGCCGCTGCTGCTGACGCCTGA
- the tsf gene encoding translation elongation factor Ts, giving the protein MAITAAMVKELRESTGAGMMDAKKALVENNGDMEAAVDWLRTKGLAKAAKKSGRTAAEGLVAVIVEGNKGVAVEVNSETDFVGKNAEFQAMVGGIAKAALGVSDVEALKAADMGGKTVADTITDKIATIGENMSVRRMAALEGETVVSYVHNAATAGMGKIGVLVAMNGGDAAIGKQIAMHIAAANPAALSEADMDASVVEKEKQVQMDIARESGKPEQVIEKMIVGRMKKFVAESTLLNQQFVVNPDLTVEAAAKEAGATITGFARVEVGEGIEVEKEDFAAEVAKAAQG; this is encoded by the coding sequence ATGGCAATCACTGCTGCTATGGTGAAAGAACTGCGCGAATCCACCGGCGCAGGCATGATGGACGCGAAGAAAGCCCTGGTCGAAAACAACGGCGACATGGAAGCCGCGGTTGACTGGCTGCGCACCAAAGGCCTGGCCAAGGCTGCCAAGAAATCCGGCCGTACCGCCGCAGAAGGCCTGGTTGCCGTGATCGTCGAAGGCAACAAAGGTGTTGCCGTCGAAGTGAACTCGGAAACCGACTTTGTCGGCAAGAACGCTGAATTCCAGGCAATGGTCGGCGGTATCGCCAAGGCTGCGCTGGGTGTTTCGGACGTCGAAGCGCTGAAGGCTGCCGACATGGGCGGCAAAACCGTTGCTGACACCATCACCGACAAGATCGCCACCATTGGCGAAAACATGTCGGTCCGCCGCATGGCCGCGCTGGAAGGCGAAACCGTTGTGTCCTATGTGCACAACGCCGCTACCGCAGGCATGGGCAAAATCGGTGTTCTGGTTGCCATGAACGGCGGCGACGCCGCGATCGGCAAACAGATCGCAATGCACATTGCAGCTGCCAACCCCGCCGCGCTGTCCGAAGCAGACATGGACGCCTCTGTGGTTGAGAAGGAAAAGCAGGTTCAGATGGACATCGCCCGCGAATCCGGCAAGCCGGAGCAGGTGATTGAAAAGATGATCGTTGGCCGGATGAAGAAATTCGTCGCGGAATCGACCCTGCTGAACCAGCAGTTCGTTGTGAACCCGGACCTGACCGTTGAAGCCGCAGCCAAAGAAGCAGGCGCAACCATCACCGGTTTTGCCCGCGTTGAAGTCGGTGAAGGCATCGAAGTCGAAAAAGAAGACTTTGCAGCCGAAGTCGCCAAAGCCGCACAGGGCTGA
- a CDS encoding LuxR family transcriptional regulator, with amino-acid sequence MKVKNYLSFICGAQSLEELWHEHVRQMSRFGFDRLIYGYTRYKTETSLGDPEDFVILSNHDSEYLNGFLHKGLYFHAPMLRWALDNEGAGSWRIVQDMIAGGTLGPEAQRVHEFNQKLDMNAGYTVSFHSASPRYKGAISLAAKRGMSQDAVDALWQKSGDDIVLMNNVAHLKILTLPYTAPNRSLTKRQREVLQWVGDGKTTQDIALLMELTPATIEKHLRLARESLSVETTAQAVLKAALHNQMYIMDA; translated from the coding sequence ATGAAGGTAAAGAATTACCTGAGTTTCATTTGCGGCGCTCAAAGCCTGGAAGAGCTGTGGCACGAGCATGTCCGGCAAATGTCCAGGTTCGGGTTCGACCGGCTGATTTACGGATACACCCGTTACAAAACGGAAACGTCGCTGGGGGATCCGGAGGATTTTGTTATCCTGTCCAATCACGACAGCGAATATTTGAACGGTTTCCTGCATAAGGGGCTGTATTTCCATGCGCCGATGCTTCGCTGGGCCTTGGATAATGAAGGCGCCGGCAGCTGGCGTATTGTGCAGGACATGATTGCCGGCGGGACACTTGGGCCCGAAGCCCAAAGAGTGCATGAGTTCAATCAGAAGCTCGACATGAATGCCGGTTATACCGTCAGTTTCCACTCTGCTTCTCCCCGTTACAAGGGCGCGATATCGCTGGCTGCAAAGCGGGGCATGTCTCAGGATGCGGTGGACGCGCTGTGGCAGAAGTCGGGCGATGACATCGTGCTTATGAACAATGTCGCCCATTTGAAAATCCTCACCCTGCCCTACACGGCACCAAACCGCAGCCTTACCAAACGGCAACGGGAGGTTCTGCAATGGGTTGGCGATGGCAAAACCACGCAGGACATTGCACTTCTGATGGAACTTACACCCGCGACGATTGAAAAACACCTGCGCCTTGCCAGGGAATCGCTTTCTGTCGAGACAACCGCCCAGGCTGTTTTGAAGGCGGCGTTGCACAATCAAATGTATATCATGGATGCCTAG